From a region of the Methylocystis hirsuta genome:
- a CDS encoding TetR/AcrR family transcriptional regulator, with protein sequence MSNLDQARVASRSAETTRAALIKAATSVFAEYGYDGGSVRLITQRAMANQAAVNYHFGGKDGLYREVLIAATKTFEQDSFLCPEELDARSPEEALRLYLHQFLLPLVKRDRVSRYLRIFAWESVRPSEAFNAFIMASPPRIFQLAERVVKRFLPEEAPAETVTFATLWLAHQPMFFVRDAERLARAPFALKFDEASLERLVDTLAGFSLRGLGNL encoded by the coding sequence TTGAGCAATCTGGATCAGGCGCGCGTCGCCTCTCGCTCGGCAGAGACGACGCGCGCCGCGCTCATCAAAGCGGCCACGTCGGTCTTCGCGGAATATGGGTATGACGGCGGCTCGGTGCGGCTCATCACCCAAAGGGCGATGGCCAACCAGGCGGCCGTCAATTACCACTTCGGCGGCAAGGACGGACTTTATCGCGAAGTGCTGATTGCTGCGACCAAGACCTTCGAGCAGGACAGTTTTCTGTGCCCGGAAGAACTGGACGCGCGTTCTCCCGAAGAGGCGCTGCGGCTCTATCTGCATCAATTTCTGCTTCCGCTCGTCAAGCGCGATCGCGTCAGCAGGTATTTGCGCATTTTCGCTTGGGAAAGCGTGCGGCCGAGCGAAGCGTTCAACGCCTTCATCATGGCGTCGCCGCCGCGCATCTTTCAACTGGCGGAGCGCGTCGTGAAACGTTTCCTGCCCGAAGAGGCGCCCGCGGAAACCGTCACTTTCGCAACGCTGTGGCTCGCGCATCAACCGATGTTCTTCGTGCGCGACGCGGAGCGGCTGGCGCGCGCCCCATTCGCGCTGAAATTCGACGAAGCGTCGCTCGAACGACTGGTCGATACACTGGCGGGCTTCAGTCTTCGCGGACTCGGAAACCTGTAG
- a CDS encoding intradiol ring-cleavage dioxygenase, which produces MNHGSGWPDRRDVMGMIAALTAGGTTRESFAQTPTEDSGPPLLGARACLLTPEAVQGPYYDDPKLVRCDIRENKTGVPIMLRLQIVDQACRPIAGARVDVWHCDAAGLYSNYPGQGDDRAQPISTKGETFLRGSQLADNAGVASFKSIYPGWYPGRTPHIHFKAFLNDANILTGQLFFPDALSEFIYRDIRPYSERTAKRDTMNKDDFIAIGAGPGSFASVTEEDQRYLVTLVIGVDPAARSKASASRPPEGLGPPPSGAPPLRDPKRVSPLVPGID; this is translated from the coding sequence ATGAATCATGGAAGTGGATGGCCGGATCGGCGCGACGTTATGGGAATGATCGCCGCTTTGACGGCCGGAGGAACAACGCGCGAGAGCTTCGCTCAGACGCCGACCGAGGACTCGGGGCCTCCCCTGCTTGGGGCGCGGGCGTGCCTTTTGACGCCGGAAGCGGTGCAGGGCCCCTATTACGACGATCCAAAACTGGTTCGCTGCGACATTCGCGAGAATAAGACGGGCGTTCCGATCATGTTGCGCCTGCAGATCGTCGATCAGGCGTGCCGGCCGATCGCCGGCGCGCGAGTCGACGTCTGGCATTGCGACGCGGCGGGCCTCTATTCGAACTATCCGGGACAGGGCGACGACCGCGCGCAACCCATCAGCACGAAAGGCGAAACCTTCCTGCGCGGCTCTCAGCTCGCGGACAACGCCGGCGTCGCGAGCTTCAAGTCCATCTATCCCGGCTGGTATCCAGGACGCACGCCGCATATCCACTTCAAGGCGTTCCTTAACGACGCCAACATATTGACTGGACAACTCTTCTTCCCGGACGCGCTGAGCGAATTCATCTATCGCGACATTCGTCCCTATTCGGAGCGGACGGCCAAGCGCGACACAATGAATAAGGATGATTTCATCGCGATCGGCGCCGGCCCTGGCTCCTTCGCGAGCGTCACCGAGGAAGACCAGCGCTACCTCGTCACGCTCGTCATTGGCGTCGACCCCGCCGCCCGGTCGAAGGCGTCGGCGAGCAGACCCCCGGAAGGGCTTGGGCCGCCGCCGTCCGGCGCGCCGCCTCTCCGCGACCCAAAGCGCGTTTCGCCGCTCGTTCCGGGAATCGACTGA
- a CDS encoding riboflavin synthase produces the protein MFTGIVTDVGEVVAMTPRGELRRLHIACSYDPDGIALGASIACSGVCLTVVAVAREGARTIFEIDAAAETLAVTTVGTWACGTRVNLERALKIGDELGGHIVTGHVDGVAKVLSRDDFCDSAPEGRPFEETSMSRFWVEAPRALSRFVAKKGSVALDGVSLTVNDVEGDRFSVLLIPHTLSVTTLGARRAGDAINIEVDLMARYAARLSEAR, from the coding sequence ATGTTCACCGGCATCGTCACCGATGTGGGGGAAGTCGTTGCGATGACGCCGCGCGGCGAACTGCGCCGCCTGCACATCGCCTGCTCATACGATCCCGACGGCATCGCTCTGGGCGCCTCCATCGCCTGCTCGGGCGTGTGCCTGACGGTCGTCGCCGTCGCGCGCGAGGGCGCGCGAACGATCTTCGAGATCGACGCCGCCGCCGAGACGCTCGCCGTCACGACGGTCGGAACATGGGCCTGCGGAACGCGCGTCAATCTCGAACGCGCTTTGAAGATCGGCGACGAACTTGGCGGCCATATTGTCACCGGCCATGTCGACGGCGTCGCGAAAGTTTTGTCGCGCGACGATTTCTGCGATAGCGCGCCCGAAGGACGCCCGTTTGAAGAAACAAGCATGTCGAGATTCTGGGTCGAGGCGCCGCGCGCGCTGTCGCGCTTCGTCGCCAAGAAGGGCTCCGTGGCGCTCGACGGCGTTTCGCTCACGGTGAACGACGTCGAAGGCGATCGCTTTTCCGTGCTGCTCATTCCGCATACGCTTAGCGTTACGACGCTCGGCGCGCGCAGGGCAGGGGATGCGATCAATATCGAAGTCGATCTGATGGCGCGCTACGCAGCGCGGCTGAGCGAAGCGCGATAG
- the ribD gene encoding bifunctional diaminohydroxyphosphoribosylaminopyrimidine deaminase/5-amino-6-(5-phosphoribosylamino)uracil reductase RibD: protein MTIRESFPQTAIDDAYMAAALSLGRRNLGRTAPNPAVGALLVRDGVVIARGWTAPGGRPHAEAIAIAAAGEAARGATLYVTLEPCAHHGATPPCVDSIIAGGVARVVTALEDPDPRVSGDGHARLRNAGIDVLVGPGAAAARADHLGHILRVTRRRPMITLKLAQTADGYAAGAAHDPRLHITGPVTDAFTHVQRSLHDAIMVGGGTARDDDPLMTVRLPGMQQYKPLRVVLDEKLSLSPRSRLASTARETPLLVITGAAISDESVKAFESATGAEVVCVGTHDGLLDLTSALRLLADRGVTRVFSEGGPRVAESLLAADLADEVILHTAIKPLGRAGRPALTPAARAALDDDSRYRLIETRALGADTMTRYARVG from the coding sequence ATGACGATCCGCGAATCCTTTCCGCAGACGGCGATCGACGACGCCTATATGGCGGCGGCCCTTTCGCTCGGCCGGCGCAATTTGGGCCGCACCGCGCCGAATCCCGCCGTCGGGGCGCTCCTCGTGCGCGACGGCGTCGTTATCGCCCGCGGCTGGACTGCGCCGGGCGGGCGCCCACATGCGGAGGCGATCGCCATCGCTGCGGCGGGCGAGGCCGCGCGCGGCGCAACGCTTTACGTCACTTTGGAGCCCTGCGCGCATCATGGGGCGACGCCGCCTTGCGTCGACTCGATCATCGCCGGCGGCGTCGCGCGCGTCGTCACCGCCCTCGAGGACCCGGACCCGCGCGTCTCGGGCGACGGCCATGCGCGGCTGCGAAACGCCGGAATTGACGTGCTGGTCGGTCCTGGCGCGGCGGCTGCGCGCGCCGATCATCTCGGGCACATTTTGCGCGTCACCCGTCGACGCCCGATGATTACGCTCAAGCTCGCGCAGACGGCGGACGGCTACGCCGCCGGCGCTGCGCATGATCCGCGCCTCCATATCACCGGACCCGTCACTGACGCCTTCACCCATGTGCAGCGATCGCTGCATGACGCCATCATGGTCGGCGGCGGCACGGCGCGCGACGACGATCCGCTGATGACCGTGCGCCTGCCGGGGATGCAACAATATAAACCGCTCCGCGTCGTGCTCGACGAGAAGCTGTCGCTGTCGCCGCGTTCGCGTCTGGCGTCGACGGCGCGAGAGACGCCGCTCCTGGTGATCACCGGCGCCGCTATCTCCGATGAATCTGTCAAGGCGTTCGAAAGCGCCACTGGCGCCGAGGTCGTCTGCGTAGGGACGCATGACGGCCTGCTTGATCTCACGAGCGCCTTAAGACTTCTCGCCGATCGGGGCGTGACCCGTGTCTTCAGCGAAGGCGGACCGCGCGTCGCCGAAAGTCTGCTCGCCGCGGATCTTGCCGATGAAGTCATCCTGCACACCGCCATCAAGCCCTTGGGGAGGGCAGGGCGCCCCGCGCTGACCCCTGCGGCGCGCGCCGCCCTCGACGACGACTCGCGTTACCGTCTGATCGAAACGCGCGCGCTCGGCGCCGACACGATGACACGATACGCGCGGGTCGGCTGA
- the nrdR gene encoding transcriptional regulator NrdR — MRCPYCGSVDTQVKDSRPAEDSSCIRRRRVCPTCGGRFTTFERVQLREIIVVKKSGRRAPFDRDKLTRSVEIALRKRPVEADRVEQMISGIVRQLESLGEVEVESQRIGELVIEGLRSLDPVAYVRFASVYRDFREVRDFSAVIDELESGGDGAAFAPDADDPEKA, encoded by the coding sequence ATGCGCTGTCCCTATTGCGGTTCCGTCGACACGCAGGTGAAGGACTCCCGTCCCGCGGAGGATTCTTCCTGTATTCGGCGGCGTCGCGTCTGTCCGACCTGCGGCGGCCGCTTCACGACCTTCGAGCGCGTGCAGCTGCGCGAGATCATCGTCGTCAAAAAGTCGGGTCGGCGCGCGCCGTTCGATCGCGACAAGCTGACGCGCTCGGTTGAGATCGCCTTGCGCAAGCGTCCGGTCGAAGCGGACCGCGTCGAGCAGATGATTTCCGGCATCGTGCGCCAGCTCGAAAGTCTCGGCGAAGTCGAGGTGGAAAGTCAGCGGATCGGCGAACTGGTCATCGAAGGCCTGCGTTCGCTCGACCCCGTCGCCTATGTGCGTTTCGCCTCGGTGTATCGCGACTTCCGCGAAGTTCGCGACTTCTCTGCGGTGATCGATGAATTGGAGAGCGGTGGCGACGGCGCGGCTTTTGCTCCGGACGCCGACGACCCAGAGAAGGCATGA
- the glyA gene encoding serine hydroxymethyltransferase, whose translation MSQSGFFTASLSASDPEIAKAIELELGRQRHEIELIASENIVSKAVLEAQGSVLTNKYAEGYPGKRYYGGCQFVDIAENLAIDRAKKLFDCGFANVQPNSGSQANQAVFLALLQPGDVFMGLDLAAGGHLTHGSPVNVSGRWFKPVPYTVRKDDQRIDMEQLAALAKEHKPKLIIAGGSGYSRIWDFEGFRKIADSVGAYFMVDMAHFAGLVAAGLHPSPLPHAHVVTTTTHKTLRGPRGGMVLTNDEAIAKKINSAVFPGLQGGPLMHVIAGKAVAFGEALTPQFKTYQQQVKDNAQTLAQTLVDAGLAIVSGGTDNHLMLVDLRPKKITGKAAEAALGRAHITCNKNGIPFDPEKPFVTSGIRLGSPAATSRGFGQNEFKEVGQMIVEVLDGLSSKGEEGNAGTEAAVKEKVHALTAKFPIY comes from the coding sequence ATGAGCCAATCCGGTTTCTTCACCGCCTCCCTCAGCGCTTCCGATCCGGAAATCGCGAAGGCGATCGAACTCGAACTCGGCCGCCAGAGGCACGAGATCGAACTGATCGCCTCGGAGAACATTGTCTCCAAGGCGGTGCTGGAGGCCCAGGGCTCGGTTCTCACCAACAAATACGCCGAGGGCTATCCCGGAAAGCGCTATTACGGCGGCTGCCAATTTGTCGACATCGCCGAGAATCTCGCGATCGACCGCGCCAAGAAGCTGTTCGACTGCGGTTTCGCCAATGTGCAGCCCAACTCCGGCTCGCAGGCCAATCAGGCGGTGTTCCTCGCGCTTCTTCAGCCGGGCGACGTCTTCATGGGGCTGGATCTCGCCGCCGGCGGTCATCTGACGCATGGGTCCCCGGTCAATGTCTCCGGCCGCTGGTTCAAGCCGGTTCCCTATACGGTGCGCAAGGACGATCAGCGCATCGACATGGAGCAGCTCGCCGCGCTGGCCAAGGAGCATAAGCCGAAGCTCATCATCGCGGGCGGCTCCGGCTATTCCCGCATCTGGGACTTCGAAGGCTTCCGCAAGATCGCCGACAGCGTCGGCGCCTATTTCATGGTGGACATGGCGCATTTCGCCGGTCTGGTCGCTGCGGGACTTCATCCGTCGCCGTTGCCGCATGCGCATGTCGTCACCACCACCACGCATAAGACGCTGCGCGGTCCGCGCGGCGGCATGGTGCTGACGAACGACGAGGCCATCGCCAAGAAGATCAATTCGGCGGTCTTCCCCGGCCTGCAGGGCGGTCCGTTGATGCATGTCATCGCCGGAAAGGCTGTGGCGTTCGGCGAGGCGCTGACGCCGCAGTTCAAGACCTATCAGCAGCAGGTCAAGGACAATGCGCAAACGCTGGCGCAGACGCTTGTCGACGCCGGGCTTGCGATCGTCTCGGGCGGCACCGACAACCATCTCATGCTCGTCGATCTGCGCCCCAAGAAGATCACCGGCAAGGCGGCCGAGGCCGCGCTGGGCCGGGCGCATATCACCTGCAACAAGAACGGCATTCCCTTCGATCCGGAAAAGCCCTTCGTCACCTCCGGCATTCGTCTCGGCTCGCCGGCGGCGACCTCGCGCGGCTTCGGCCAGAACGAGTTCAAGGAAGTCGGGCAGATGATCGTCGAGGTGCTCGACGGCCTCTCCTCAAAGGGCGAAGAAGGCAACGCCGGCACGGAAGCCGCGGTGAAGGAAAAGGTTCACGCGCTGACCGCGAAGTTCCCGATCTATTAA